A region from the Benincasa hispida cultivar B227 chromosome 10, ASM972705v1, whole genome shotgun sequence genome encodes:
- the LOC120087680 gene encoding tocopherol O-methyltransferase, chloroplastic, producing MSFTTAPPIHTLSYSPSSFHSNPFKPTILSPIPLRRSFSSFTHRRTSPLLAAAAATTASDQMDADRLQKGIAEFYDESSGLWESVWGEHMHHGFYDPDSSVSLADHRAAQIRMIEETLRFASVEKATAAVDVGCGIGGSSRYLARKFGAKCRGITLSPVQAKRAQAIAAAEGLSDKVCFEVADALNQPFSDGEFDLVWSMESGEHMPDKSKFVSELVRVAAPGGTIIIVTWCHRDLGPSEKSLQPWEEKLLQKICDGFYLPAWCSTADYVKLLQSHNLQDIKTADWSENVAPFWPAVIRSALTWKGFTSLLRSGWKTIKGALVMPLMIEGFNKDLIKFAIITCRKPQ from the exons ATGAGCTTCACCACTGCACCTCCAATCCATACCTTGTCGTATTCCCCTTCCTCCTTCCATTCCAATCCCTTCAAACCCACAATCCTATCTCCCATCCCTCTCCGCCgttccttttcttctttcacCCACCGCCGCACCTCTCCTCTGCTTGCCGCCGCTGCTGCCACCACCGCCTCCGACCAGATGGACGCCGATCGCCTTCAGAAAGGAATCGCCGAGTTCTACGATGAGTCGTCCGGGCTTTGGGAAAGCGTTTGGGGCGAACATATGCACCATGGATTTTACGATCCTGATTCTTCCGTTTCCCTCGCCGATCACCGCGCTGCGCAAATCCGGATGATTGAGGAGACGCTCCGGTTCGCCAGCGTGGAGAAGGCGACGGCGGCGGTGGATGTTGGGTGTGGGATTGGGGGAAGTTCTAGGTATTTGGCGAGGAAGTTTGGGGCGAAATGTAGAGGTATCACTTTGAGCCCTGTTCAAGCTAAACGGGCTCAAGCGATTGCTGCGGCTGAAGGATTAAGTGATAAG GTGTGTTTTGAAGTGGCAGATGCTCTGAACCAACCATTCTCAGATGGGGAATTTGATCTGGTATGGTCCATGGAGAGTGGGGAGCACATGCCTGACAAATCCAAG TTTGTGAGTGAACTAGTCAGAGTTGCTGCCCCTGGAGGTACCATAATTATAGTTACATGGTGTCATAGAGACCTTGGACCTTCTGAGAAATCCTTGCAGCCATGGGAGGAGAAGCTCCTTCAGAAGATTTGTGATGGCTTCTATCTCCCTGCTTGGTGTTCCACTGCTGATTATGTCAAATTACTCCAATCCCACAATCTCCAG GATATAAAGACAGCAGATTGGTCTGAGAATGTAGCTCCGTTCTGGCCTGCAGTTATTCGGTCTGCATTGACTTGGAAGGGCTTCACATCACTCTTACGAAGTG GATGGAAAACAATAAAAGGAGCACTGGTAATGCCATTGATGATTGAAGGATTCAATAAAGATCTCATCAAATTTGCCATTATTACTTGCCGTAAGCCACAATGA